A stretch of DNA from Mobula birostris isolate sMobBir1 chromosome 26, sMobBir1.hap1, whole genome shotgun sequence:
GCGATTGTAAATCCTGAGATTATGGAAGTCGCCTTTCAATGATAACACGTTATTTATCTAAAATCCCCTTTCTCCGTGTGGCCCTGCTCATTTCTGCACAACTCTTTCACTTCAGCCCAGGTTCCTCCTGGCCAAGGATCAAAGGTCACCCTCAGTCACCACTTGCTACGTCCATTTTCACCCCAGTTCCTGATCACCTTCAGTTCCTGCGTTTCAGTGATATACATGCACACAACTGGTTTGAAGCTATGCTAATCTGTTCCATATGTCTCTACATAGCAGAATCTGCCATTTGTTACAGTTTGCTACACCCATGCAGAATATACATGTTAACAAAACGGGAGGGAGCACTATAGGGAAAGGAGGAGGCAGAATTGTAACTCTTAAccttaaggcaggggttcccaatttttttgatgccatggacccctaccattaaccaaggaccCCGGGTTGGAAAGTCCTGCCttaaggagaggagagggggttgtTTCCTGATGAGAATAATCACCTTAGAGAAAGGGGGGAACCATTTTCCAGTGAGAAAGTAACATGGGGAGAACATTCCCAGTTAACATCTTCAGAAGAGAAGGGAACTGGTATCCCAGTGAAAGGTTAGCACTCTCTGAAAAGGTCAGGTTCCCCAGTCAGAGCCAGCAGCCTGGATAATTTATTCAGTCATGTCTCCACTCAGAAAAGATGCAAGGTTGCAGAAGAGATATACCAAAGAAAAGTTTTGGGGTAGATTAGAGAAGCAGGAATCGCTTTACTTGCAAAAGATATATGAGTGGATATGGTATTTAAATCAAAAGGGTTATATAAACGGTTGTAGAAAGAATAGATTGTATGATAACAGTTTTCCTTTCTCAGTGTGGTGAGAAATGACGGTAAATAAGATGATGGTGACTGGTAATTTTTTTTGAAGTGTTCCTTTACTCAAAGAGATCAGGTATGGAATGGCCATTTAGGGGTAGTGTTGTAGGCAGGTTCTATTGCAGCATTCAAGAGGAACTGGATAAATATCTGAAAATGTTTGCAGGGCTGTGGGGAGGTGAGTtgaactggctgaactgtttttACATAaagtcagagcagactcattaGGTCAAATGACTTTCCACCATACTGTAAGCATTCCTGTGATTTTCATTTTCAGAAGAAGCATTCCCCATTCGGGCCAGCAGCATGAGGAAAATATTCCAGTGAGAGACAGTGCCCTCTCTCTGAAAGGAGAGGGGGACCTTTTTCACCCAGGGAATGCACTTAACCTGGAAATGCTCTTCCTTGGAGAGAGGTTGAAGCTAGCTCACGGACAGCATTCAGGAAGTAGTTCGATCAGCACTTTAATTCCTGAGACACAAAAGGCCGGGTGCTGGGGGAAGAGGATTAGTACAAAGGGCTCTCACTGGTCTGTATCAgcgaatcagaggtggagagagtcaacgTTAAATTtctgtgttaccatttcagaggatctgtcctgtaaAACACATAAGTACCATTATtaggaaagcacagcagtgcctttagaagtttgcgaagatccagcatgtcatcaaactcctatagatgtgtggtgaataTATTTTCTGGAtgatcacagcttggtatggaaccCCGATGCTCttgtatggaaaagcctacaaaaagtagtggatatggcccagtccatcatgagtagaGCACATCTGCATGCAGCGCTGACACGGGAAAGCAATATCTATCTTTGAGGACccgcaccatccaggacatgctctcttctcactgctgccatcaggaagaaggtacaggagcctcaagacccacaccagcaggttcagggacagttactccTCAACAAGTGGGGGATAACTTCACGCCTTATCACTGGacttttcccacaacctatggactcaccttcaaggactctttgtttcatgttctcgatatttattgcttgtttatttattaatagtATTAATTTTCCCCTTCGTTTTGTATTTGCtgagtttattgtttatttttgcgCATTTATCCTGTCGAGTGCAGAccttcatcgattctattgtgtttcttgtagttACCgcgattgcccacaagaaaatgaatttcagggttgtattagGAGACACGTATGTAATTtgcaaataaatttactttgaacttggaacatggacgagttgggccaaatgacctgcttCCATAATGTGAAGTCGATGAAGTCATATGCCAAGTAGGAATGAGCAATACAGCAACCCCCAAGATCCCAGAAAAACAGTAAATTATGAACTTTTCAAAATATGCAGATTGCAACAGTTGTTTGGCTGAAAGAGAATTGTGGCTGGTGTTGTGAAGGAAGTTTCATGGCTTCTGTTGAACAGCCTCCACGAAATGCATGAACACGCAGAGTAGGAACCGCCGAGTCGTGTGTTCCTCATCCGCCTTGTTGGGAAGGACCACACACAGTAATTCTCAGCAAATGTTCTCATTTCAAGGTGAAGGTCGGCCACTTGTGGTTTTAACCTCACTCCTCCTCCTAGCCATCTCTCTTTACCTCTCCCCAGTTAACGCCCCCGGAACATTGACCTCCTCTTATGAAGTTTACTGGGAGCCGAGACCAACTTCAGATCCACCTTAAATAGGCAGCCACGTGCCTCAAGTCGCCACACCCCGAAACCATTACGTCACCCCACAACACACCGCGCTATTTGCAGTACACAATCCGTCTCCGTGACAACGATTGGCCAATGGTCGAGCCACATGCAAAATAGCCGTGGAGGAAGACGTCACTGACGGCCAATCGGAGGACGAGCATATGACATAATGCAATCAGGTGAACACGTGGGCGAAGGGATATAAAGGGTCAGGTGGGAGGCGAACGGTAGTGAGCTGGGTGTCTGCTGGAGGAGCCGGAGGTCTGTCGTTGGAGCTCGGTATAAAGCAGCCGCGGAGACCGAGGTCCGGGCGTCCTTTCCCAGCGGTAGTCTGGACCCGGCATGGAAACGCCCTTCTACCATGACGATACCCTGATCACGGTCAGCAGCATGAAGAAGAGCCTGAGCTTGCCTGTGTCCGACAACGGCCTCAAAAACCAACGCGACTCCGAGGCCCCTCTCAACTCGCCCGACCTGGGCTTCCTCAAACTCGCATCTCCCGATCTCGAACGCCTCATCATCCAGTCGAGTGGCCTGGTGACCACCAGCCCCGGGCCGGCGCAGAGCCTCTTCCCCCGCAGTGTGACAGACGAGCAGAACTCGTTCGCCGAGGGCTTCGTCAAGGCGCTGGAGGATCTCCACAAGCAGAACCAGCTGAACGGCCTGGCAGGCCCGCAGGCTCCGCTGCCTGCCCCCGGACCGGTCTCGGGAGCTGGCGGAAGTTCTGGCGGCTTACAACACTCCGAGCCTCCCGTCTATACCAACCTCAGCCCGTACAGCGGGACGCCGGGCCCGGCGCCGGCAGTCAGCTATAGCCCGGAGACCTCGaccgccgccgccgccacctacCCACCACTCGGGCACTCTCTGTGTCCGCAGGGCCGTCTTCAAGTCCCCAAGGACGAGCCGCAAACCGTGCCGGACGTGTCGGGTCTTGGCGACAGCCCGCCTGTCTCGCCCATCGATATGGACACTCAGGAACGCATCAAAGCTGAGAGGAAGCGCCTGCGGAACCGCATCGCCGCCTCCAAGTGCAGGAAGCGCAAGCTGGAGCGCATCTCCCGGCTGGAGGACAAGGTGAAGAGCCTCAAGTGCCAGAACTCGGAGTTAGCCTCCACGGCCAGCCTGCTCCGGGAGCAAGTGGCTCAGCTCAAGCAGAAGGTGCTGACCCACGTCAACAGCGG
This window harbors:
- the LOC140188180 gene encoding transcription factor JunD-like; this encodes METPFYHDDTLITVSSMKKSLSLPVSDNGLKNQRDSEAPLNSPDLGFLKLASPDLERLIIQSSGLVTTSPGPAQSLFPRSVTDEQNSFAEGFVKALEDLHKQNQLNGLAGPQAPLPAPGPVSGAGGSSGGLQHSEPPVYTNLSPYSGTPGPAPAVSYSPETSTAAAATYPPLGHSLCPQGRLQVPKDEPQTVPDVSGLGDSPPVSPIDMDTQERIKAERKRLRNRIAASKCRKRKLERISRLEDKVKSLKCQNSELASTASLLREQVAQLKQKVLTHVNSGCQLMISPQVQAY